Part of the Lolium rigidum isolate FL_2022 chromosome 6, APGP_CSIRO_Lrig_0.1, whole genome shotgun sequence genome, AAGACCCATGCGTAGTTGTAGGAGACCACCTACGCtcgacctatcacatgccatatgagcGCATTAGCATTCATAGAATACATGTGGCTTCTTGCTGTGTCTCGCCGAATCTGCTGGAACctgtccggatttgaactaggcgtCAACTTTCTGTCGCTCCAGAATTTTAGGGCAAAATGTTTGTAGGCCCAgggcgcgtcattttatgtgatgcTTTTCCCTAGAATCACGCGTCCGCGAACCGTTGCATCTCTCTCCTTTTCCGCAAAATTGACCATCTTCGCCCCGTCTCTCTCATATTGAACCTTCCACCCTCTCTAATATGTCTTCCGGAAGTCTCCTATTATCGATGTGGCCTCCCATCACCTCAACAATATTCCTCGCCCCACAGATCACCAATTCTCTCTCGACCTAAGAACGTAACATCCACCGGCGAGCCTTCGGTGTTGTGTGGTGTTAAGAGGAGCTCCCATAGTTTAGCATTTCATCTCGAGGATTTCTCAAGGCACCGTCTCGGTTCATGGATCCTTGGTTTACGCAAGAGTCGGCATTACCTTTAGGCGGGCGACGTGGACATCACACCATCACGTTGTGCATTCTCGACTGCATAGGTCCTCTACCACCGACAGGCCACGATTGCTCCCATCGAGGTTTCCACGCGAACTGTGTGATCCCATAATTGTCGTGCTTTGACAAAATTTACTCAGCAAACCCTTTCCCGAAAGTAATGTCTCGGAAGTTATATTCAACGTGTCTAGTTCAATGATGTGTCATGTGTGTGACACATGTGCAGGTCGTTTGTGACACCAGAAACAACGTGTATGGAGCTAGCTACTACATGCATTCACATCCATTTTCCTTTTATCAATTACTATTctgttatttttattttgtaattAGGCTAACAAGTGGGGCCCAAACCACCTCAGCAAATTGGTCTTGACAAATGGGCCCAACCTGTCAAATTCCATGTCAATTCGTGTTTACCGCATTCTGTaaaaaatgtggtggttttttgtttcGCAAATGTAAAGTGGTGGCGTTTGGTAAATTTCAACTATATAGTGGTGGTTGTATGCTATTTACTCCTCTCCTACCCTATTATTTTATGTCATTTCCATTTGATGACTATTATTTCATGTGTATCCGATGTGCTAATAATATGTTGATGTCATGTACTCTCTGTCCTAGCTAGTCGCCTCCTATGTGACCCACCTTCAGTGCATCTTTCTCCCTTTTCCCAAAAAAATTACTATCTTCGATCCGTCTATCCCCTATTGAACCTTCCACCCTCTctcatatataaatatatatgtcATCCGGAAGTCTCATATCATCGGTGTGGCCTCCCATCACCACAACAATCTTCCTCACCCCCACAGGTCACCACGGACATCGAAACCTACCCTCCACCGGTGAGCCTTCGGTGTTGTGTGGCCGAAAGCGGAGTTCCTAGCGGAGTCTCGCATTTCACCTCGGGGGTTTCTCAATGCACCTTGTCGGTCCGTGGCTCCTCGGTTCACGCAAGACTCGACATTGTTTTCTGGTGAGCGGCGCGGACATCACACCGTGACGTTGCGCTTTCTCGAGTGCATATAGGTCCTCTACCACTGAGATGCGACGACTGCTCCCATCGAGGTTTTCCACGCCAACCTATGTTATCCTAGACTTGTTGCTGCGCTTGGACAAACTTTATTCACCGGACCCTTTCCCCGAAAACAATGTCACCCGACGCATCAAGTTCGATATATGCGACACACGTGCAAGTTTGTGACACTGGGAAATAACACGTGCATGTGGAGCTTCACATCCATATATGGGTTGTTTGGTAGGTTATACGCGTGTGGAGCTATACGTACGTCGCCAAACACATACTAGGCCGGAAAATTCGGAGCAAAACACGTGCGCTTGATTTTGGGCGCCGAAGCCTGGTCATGTTTTCGAGTGAGCGTGAAGGTGTATCGATTTGAGCGGGAAAGTGTCAACAGTGCTAGGCAtagaaaaagagagaggagagatgGGCCGTTGGATCTGAGTGAATCGAATGGCTGAGATGTGAGCTGTGGAGCGGTGCCGCGGATGGATGATTTGGCAAACCCACCCAAATTTGAGTTGAGTGGGCACGAGCCCAACACCAAATTTGGGTCAAGAAATACACACGGCTTGGCAAAAGAATCTAACCCCAGTCCatctcctccctcacccaaccTCCCTCACGACCCAACCCCGCGCGCCGCCTCAACTCCGACGAGGTCCAGAACCGTCGCTCTTCCGCCGGGTCGCCGCCTACCGAACCACTCCGCGCGCCTACCCAACCTCCCTCACCCAACCCcgggcgccgcgccgcctccttcctccccgtcgtcgacctatcCCCTTGGCCTGGCCGCCTCATCTCCGACGAGGTCCGGACCAGGAAGCCAAAGAACGGGCGCGTCCAAGCGCGGCCCGAGGCTGCTGACCCCCAAGCTCGCTGCAAggcaggccggccggccggcgaggccgcccccCGTCCCCGGCGACCGGTGTCTTCACCGTCCGTCGGCTGGGCCTCCAGATCCGGCGACCGCGGCCTCTATGAGCCGCCTGCTCGCGCGCATCGGAGCTGTGGACGAAGGCGACGGCGGCCATCGCGGTTCCGCCGGGTCGGCGCCTACCGCATCAGCGCCAAGCCACGATAAAAGGGGAGCCACCAGGAGGACGCCGTCAACCTCGTCAAATTCCCCATGACCTAGGTCAGCCTCTCCTCCTATCACCTACACTTCCTTCTCTGCTGCAAAAATTGTATCGCTGGACTGCTCACGCCGTTTCTGCCTTGTGGCGTGTTGAGACAGGGCTGTGCTGATGTGCTGCTGCCACCTACCGGAGCTGCTGCCAGCGGCCACCTTTCCGAGCTCCTGGCCGTCGCAGACCACCTCCCCAACAAGTTGCTGCTGGTGAGCCCCTCTTCTCCATGTCATTTGTGTTTTGCACAACAAAAAATTTCTTCTTTTATCTTGTATTGGTAGGAAGTATAGGGATCTTGCACGTATGGATGATGCCAACATGATTGAGTCAACGAAAATGGCTGTGATGCATATGCGGTGCTGACACTCTTGCATATTTTTTCAGGGGTATGCTGCTCATGTCGGAGGGGAACCAGGAGGAGGAAGCATTGTGTTTTGATGTGGCCAACACCATCGGCAACATCATGGAGGCACTCACGTAGCTGGGAAATCAACTAGTATATACTGGTTACGATTGTTCTAGATTAAATGCAGCATGGAGCTTCCATTTGCTCTTCTACAATTGATGCATGAGTTTGTTCTATGTAGATTAAATGCATGACTTGGTTCAGATTGGTTGGACACGAATTTGCCATGTTCCCTAGTATTGCTTCTTTTTCTTCATGTACAGCAAGTTGTTCTTGTGGGAAGATTGAgatacatctgatccatatcatcgCCTTATTATGTTACAGTCTTTGCGAAATATCTGCATTTGGTTTGCTAATCATGCTGCCTTTTTTGTCCAAGGAAGGATAACAAGGAGGACTGATCGACCATCGCTGCCCctccttattcttcgagtccatgtgTTTTCTGGGTAAGTTTCTGGCTCCTCTCTGTGATTTTTATTTCCAAGTCTTGTGTAGTACTTAGACCTCAAATATGTGTGAAGCTTGAATTGCTTTCTTGGATATACTTAGTGGTGGATGTACTTGCTTCTGTGAAATGAAGCTTGAGTTTGTGGCAGATTTTCGAGGCTTGTATATATTTGGATGTCAAATGAGTTGGTCTTGCTCACTGTATTTGCTGCTGTGTTATGAATGTGGATGTCCCAGAATGAATGGAACGAAAAATGAGTGGCAGCTATCTAAACATGCGCGAGGCAGGCAAGAAAGAAGCAGCAGTAAGGAGTTGTATGTGGGCTGTAGCATTAAAAATGGATGGGAGCTGTTTGGAATTAACGGGAGCCAGGCTGGCAGTCGTAGCAGCAAATTTGGAAGGGATCCAAGTGTTTAAATCTGGTAATTAAGCAATACGAATAAATAGGTACTAAGTCTTTTATTAGAGGGAGGCATGGAAGGGAATGGTGGCTTGCAGAAAAGTCAAGGTGCAGGCGCTGGTCTCCTTAATAATAATTAATCAAGGTTAAGCACagatgggaggaggaggaggaggaggcagagtCGACCGATCGAATGAATGGAGCCAGCGAGCGACCGAATTAATTACCCCCGCGCGCGTGAGGAACCGGAACGACCAAGAAAAGTATCTCGTCGCTGCTGATTCAAACTCTCTGCTCCGCGCATTCAATCCATCCCAACGACATACGCGGTCAACGATCGATGTGCGCTTGCTTGAAGACGCACGCATCATCTTGCACATGCCCCGCGCACGCCGCTCCTGCGCGCGGACAGCCGAGCACGTGGACGGGAGCTACCTGACCGTGCTGTTCCAGAACGACGTGGACGGCTTCGAGCTGAAGACGAGGAGCGGCGGCGACTGGGTGAGGGTGCGCCCTGCAGGCCCCGACTCCCTACTCGTCATCGCCGGCCAGCCACTGGTGGTCAGTCCGTTGCTAGTGCGCGCTGCAGCAATGCGACAACAAGCACTTGTGATTTCGATTCTTGATCAGTTAAGAGCTTATGTGGCTGCAGGCTTGGAGCAACGGGAGGGTGCACGCGCCGTTGcacagggtggccgtcggcgggcGTGAGGACCGGCTGTCCTGCGGCGTGTTCCTGCTGCCGAGCAAggacctcgtcgtcgtcgacgcgcCACCGGAGCTGGTCACCGCGGACGCACCGCGCCGGTTCAGGCCGTTCGCTTACATGGACTACCTCAGGTTCAAGCACGCCGCCGGCAACGGCGAGGACGTGCTCGACCGCTTCGCCGGGATGTAACGAAGTGTCGCTTCTGCTAAGCTACTGAGGGTGTGATCGCGCGTTGGTACTATCGAACAGGAAATTGTCGATTATGATGCGGCCACGTGATTTGGCTTTGGCTTGTGTCTATATTGATCAGTGAACTCCAAAAGTGACAACCAATGAATTCAGCAAAATGACCAACTCCACATCAAACCAGATTGTGCTGACAATGCAACTTTTGGCTTGAATTGTAATGCCTTcgacaaaacaaaaaaatgaacaTTTGACAACCCTCTCTCTGCACCCCTCCACTCCACCATCCATATGTGTTTTGAGATCTGTAAAGACAACAAAACCTCACATTAACTCAGGGCTGCCTAAATATGGCTACATAGCAGCCGTTCTTCCCGAGCTGTCACTTTtagacaaacatgaacacatggaatGAACTGAGTCTGAGgttgtgaaaaaaaaaatcaaacaattGACGATGACATGCAAGGTTATGACAATGTTTTCTGATATGAAGGGAAAAAAAACAAGGTATTTAGAACCGTTTCTTCAAACTAATTAACCATAGAGCATTATATATGCGATGTGTATGCCATAGTTTGGATCTCACTATTTGTGATATGGCGAAATTTTGCAGCAAAGCCGTTtcattttttttcgataatggaCTTTTTATTATTTTCACACCGTTTCATTCTTTTATGTTATACATCGTATACATGTATTGTTTGCACGTGAGACTAAAAAGTGGGAAATTTTGTTTGATATTGTTCCAAAACTGAATCTCAAACCTAGCTTTATCTAATTGGGAAAATCAAATAAATAATTTGCAACTTATTAGGTACCAACAATAATATCACCTTTGAAGAAGCTCTAGAAGGCTCTGCCCATGACCCAATTGCAATAAATGATACCCAATCTTTGGTCCGTGCACATGAGAATATGGACATAGAGCCATAGTTTCAACTCAAAGTAAAGTGAAGATGATTTTCGTGAAGCGGAATGAAGATGAAGAACTACAACTTTTTTGTTTTAAAATGGATACGTTGATGTCCTCAACAAGGTAACGATACCTAGATGCCTTTAACAAGATAAAGATATGTACATGCTCAACAAGGTAACGATACGTAGATGCTGCCATCGCTCGCCGTGACCGGAGTATGgactcggttttcaccggcagtcaCGTCTCCCCAACTCTCCGCCGTGACAAACCAACCGAACTGCTCCGATGGTCGGATGGAGGATGAAGCCATCACCTCCATGCTGCGGCCAGAGCCCCGGCTTCTTCAAGCTGCAGGTGAAGCCCATGAGCACCACCAAGTACCAACGTCGGAGCGGAGAAAATGCATCAACTATGCGCAATGCGGCCCATCCGAGCCCATCTAGACCCAGATCACGCACGACCGCATAACATCGCCACCTCGCACCGCCCACCACTGCCAGGACGCCAGGCTCCCCGTCGACCGCTCGACCGCAACCCTACCGTAGAGCAGTGTAGTAGCGGGCGCCGCCGCGTCAAATCGGATTTCAACCGAGGTGATCCGCCATCGCTGTTGGGCCGCAAGGGCTTTGCCCGGCTACGCCCCCGCCAACAGTGAATGGAGGGCCGGTGCACAGAGAAGCAGGCGCCCCGACCGGCGTGCCACTTCATTGACTAATTGATGTGAGCAATTGAAGGCATTTGAAAAGTTGTTTGGTTTTTATTTAACTCAAATAATCTAAAGTCCTTGGATTATACTAGTAATCTACGAAAGTGTTGCATTACTTCTAAAGAAGCCTTTTCTCATAATAAGTTGTCACATGTTGATCTTGGTGATTTTTTTAGGAAGCGTCTACAAAACAGTCGACTGAGACTTAATAAGTCTAAGTCGCTCAGGTCAGCACTTTATTCAGCAACATAGATTGTTTGCTTAGCCGCTGAAATTAgtagccgcgccagcctatgtccGACCAGATATTACTTATGTGTTACTGTGACATGTCCGCAACCTGTGATTCTTTCGGTCACCTCGGTCAGTGTATAAAAGAAAAAATCAATACTTTGTACTTGCATATTTCATTAGAAAAAAATATTGCAACCATGAATGATACTAAGAAAATCTGAGTTGCAACCAAGGTGTAACTGGAAAAGGCTCAGTTGCAACCTATATGTAACtgaaaatatcagttgcaacccacGTGTAATTGAAAAATCCCAATTACAATCTACATGTATGTAGAAAAATTTCTGTTACACCCCACGTGCAATCGGGAAAATCTCAGTCGCAACCCATGT contains:
- the LOC124664735 gene encoding probable 2-oxoglutarate-dependent dioxygenase AOP1, whose amino-acid sequence is MPRARRSCARTAEHVDGSYLTVLFQNDVDGFELKTRSGGDWVRVRPAGPDSLLVIAGQPLVAWSNGRVHAPLHRVAVGGREDRLSCGVFLLPSKDLVVVDAPPELVTADAPRRFRPFAYMDYLRFKHAAGNGEDVLDRFAGM